From the genome of Pseudoliparis swirei isolate HS2019 ecotype Mariana Trench chromosome 10, NWPU_hadal_v1, whole genome shotgun sequence, one region includes:
- the elk3 gene encoding ETS domain-containing protein Elk-3 isoform X1 yields MESSITLWQFLLQLLIDQSHKHLICWTSNDGEFKLLKSEDVAKLWGLRKNKTNMNYDKLSRALRYYYDKNIIKKVIGQKFVYKFVSFPEILKMDPAAVESGRGCEASGGGASEPEADDEDGRNRYLHSGLYSSFGAPRRPVEPHRPVKTEPRSDRHGDGSSVIRFVTHGGHSSLPPTPPPSSAETSHSSRPSPGPARSSSASSCSSTPPPSPAHALWRGRGQSAETHELEQSAQPLNLSSGQRERERSQAAPEARRFANCGLLKSRKPKGLEISASSLLLTGSDLVSIALNSPALPSGSLTPAFLTTQTPSGLLLTPSPLLSNIHFWSSLSPVGPLSPAQLQSHAPLFQFPTLLNGPLPVPLHSADAPARLLLSSSSHKCRADPPPGSRR; encoded by the exons ATGGAGAGTTCCATCACGCTCTGGCAgttcctgctgcagctgctgatcGACCAGAGCCACAAGCACCTCATCTGCTGGACGTCCAACGACGGCGAGTTCAAGCTGCTGAAGTCGGAGGACGTGGCGAAGCTGTGGGGTCTCCGCAAGAACAAGACCAACATGAACTACGACAAGCTGAGCAGAGCCCTGCGCTACTACTACGACAAG AACATCATCAAGAAGGTGATCGGCCAGAAGTTCGTCTACAAGTTTGTGTCGTTCCCCGAGATTCTGAAGATGGACCCCGCGGCGGTGGAGTCGGGCCGCGGCTGCGAGGCgagcgggggcggggcttcagagccCGAGGCCGACGACGAGGACGGGAGGAACCGGTACCTCCACTCCGGCCTGTACTCGTCCTTCGGCGCCCCGCGGCGCCCCGTGGAGCCGCACCGGCCCGTCAAGACGGAGCCCCGATCCGATCGCCACGGCGACGGCTCCTCCGTCATCCGATTCGTGACCCACGGCGGCCACTCCTCCCTGCCGCCCACCCCGCCCCCGTCCTCGGCCGAGACCTCCCATTCCTCCCGACCGTCTCCGGGGCCGGCCcgctcttcttctgcttcctcctgctcctccactcCGCCGCCAAGCCCCGCCCACGCACTGtggagagggcggggccagagCGCAGAGACTCACGAGTTGGAGCAGAGCGCCCAGCCGCTGAATCTCTCGTCCGgccagagggagcgagagaggtcTCAGGCGGCGCCGGAGGCCAGGAGGTTTGCCAACTGCGGGCTTTTGAAAAGCAGGAAGCCCAAAGGTTTGGagatctccgcctcctcgctGCTCCTGACGGGAAGCGACCTCGTCTCCATCGCCCTCAACAGCCCGGCGCTGCCTTCGGGCTCCCTGACCCCCGCCTTCCTCACCACACAG ACTCCGTCTGGTCTGCTGCTCACTCCCAGTCCTCTACTCTCCaatatccatttctggtccagcCTGAGTCCGGTGGGACCTCTCAGCCCTGCACAACTGCAGAGCCACGCCCCCCTCtttcag TTCCCCACGCTGCTGAACGGACCCCTCCCGGTGCCTCTGCACAGCGCGGACGCCCCCGCCCG
- the elk3 gene encoding ETS domain-containing protein Elk-3 isoform X2: MESSITLWQFLLQLLIDQSHKHLICWTSNDGEFKLLKSEDVAKLWGLRKNKTNMNYDKLSRALRYYYDKNIIKKVIGQKFVYKFVSFPEILKMDPAAVESGRGCEASGGGASEPEADDEDGRNRYLHSGLYSSFGAPRRPVEPHRPVKTEPRSDRHGDGSSVIRFVTHGGHSSLPPTPPPSSAETSHSSRPSPGPARSSSASSCSSTPPPSPAHALWRGRGQSAETHELEQSAQPLNLSSGQRERERSQAAPEARRFANCGLLKSRKPKGLEISASSLLLTGSDLVSIALNSPALPSGSLTPAFLTTQFPTLLNGPLPVPLHSADAPARLLLSSSSHKCRADPPPGSRR, from the exons ATGGAGAGTTCCATCACGCTCTGGCAgttcctgctgcagctgctgatcGACCAGAGCCACAAGCACCTCATCTGCTGGACGTCCAACGACGGCGAGTTCAAGCTGCTGAAGTCGGAGGACGTGGCGAAGCTGTGGGGTCTCCGCAAGAACAAGACCAACATGAACTACGACAAGCTGAGCAGAGCCCTGCGCTACTACTACGACAAG AACATCATCAAGAAGGTGATCGGCCAGAAGTTCGTCTACAAGTTTGTGTCGTTCCCCGAGATTCTGAAGATGGACCCCGCGGCGGTGGAGTCGGGCCGCGGCTGCGAGGCgagcgggggcggggcttcagagccCGAGGCCGACGACGAGGACGGGAGGAACCGGTACCTCCACTCCGGCCTGTACTCGTCCTTCGGCGCCCCGCGGCGCCCCGTGGAGCCGCACCGGCCCGTCAAGACGGAGCCCCGATCCGATCGCCACGGCGACGGCTCCTCCGTCATCCGATTCGTGACCCACGGCGGCCACTCCTCCCTGCCGCCCACCCCGCCCCCGTCCTCGGCCGAGACCTCCCATTCCTCCCGACCGTCTCCGGGGCCGGCCcgctcttcttctgcttcctcctgctcctccactcCGCCGCCAAGCCCCGCCCACGCACTGtggagagggcggggccagagCGCAGAGACTCACGAGTTGGAGCAGAGCGCCCAGCCGCTGAATCTCTCGTCCGgccagagggagcgagagaggtcTCAGGCGGCGCCGGAGGCCAGGAGGTTTGCCAACTGCGGGCTTTTGAAAAGCAGGAAGCCCAAAGGTTTGGagatctccgcctcctcgctGCTCCTGACGGGAAGCGACCTCGTCTCCATCGCCCTCAACAGCCCGGCGCTGCCTTCGGGCTCCCTGACCCCCGCCTTCCTCACCACACAG TTCCCCACGCTGCTGAACGGACCCCTCCCGGTGCCTCTGCACAGCGCGGACGCCCCCGCCCG